The Bdellovibrio sp. NC01 genome includes the window TCACATTGAACCCGCGTTCGCCGATACAAGATGTGTTGCGTGAATTTACTTATGAACATCCACAATTCGACCGTACTGCCATTGAAGCGCAGAAATCGTTAGCCACAATACAAGGCCAAGGTGGGATTTATTTTGCGGGTGCTTGGACAAGATATGGCTTTCACGAAGATGGACTGTTGAGTGCTGTTCGAGTTGGTGAGCTTTTAGGAATGAAAGCTCCGTGGGAGGTCTCATGAGCTCGTTGCAGATCCTAAAAGGACATGTGTATCACAGTCGGAATCACGAAGTGCGACACTCTTTTAGGTATCCCACTTTTGCATTGCTATTTTCCCTGAAATCAGAGGATGAATTTTTACGTATTCTAAAGCGTAAAACCGCAGGTCTGTTGTCTTTAAAGCCACGTGATTATTTGCACGGACATCGAGATTCTTTACAGAACTCGATAAGCCGTTTTTTAAAAGAGCAATGCCACTACGATGCGGAAGAAGTTGTGCTGCAGACTTATCCTCGGATGCTAGGCTTCGCCTTCAATCCGGTCAGTTTCTGGTTTTGCTCCCGAGCAGGGAAGCTTGAAGCCGTCTTATGTGAAGTAAATAACACTTTCGGTGAGCGGCACTTTTATTGGATTCACCCTCCTGAGGGAATTCAGAAGTCGCAGTTTTATCGCTCGGATAAAGTTTTTCATGTAAGCCCCTTTTTTCCGGTCGATGGGTTTTACAAATTTCGCTTTCATTATGATGAGCTTCATAGACGAGTGGATATTCACTATTTTGATAGCAACGAACAATTGCGTTTTACGTCTTGGATCGAAGGGCGCGTTTCTGATTTTGAAACTGAATCGGTGGCGCGTTTATTTTTGTCCTATGGATGGATGACACTTTTGGTGGTGATTCGCATTCATTGGCAGGCATTAAGACTTTGGCTGAAGCGAGTCACTTTTTATAGGAAGCCCGCACCCCCGCGCGAGGAGGTCACATGAGTTCGCTGACATTGAAAACAAAAATTCTAATTAAGCTTTTGCAGAAATCAAAAGGGGCCACGCTTCATGTTACTTTTCCCGATGGATCGGTGGATTCATTCGGATCGGGCTCAGCTCAGATCGCAATTCAGGCCAAAAGCTGGAAGGTTTTTGATGAGCTTGTGGATAAAGGTGATCTTGGAATGGCAGAGGCGGTGATTCGCGGGGATCTTTTGGTGGATGACATTTCGGCATTGGTGCAGTGGGCCTGTGCAAACGAAGATTCCATGAACCGTCTTTTGCATGGAGCTTGGTATGGAACATTCTTGGCGCGCTTACGACATCTGATGAAGCCAAACACCAAAGATGGTGCCAAGAAAAATATCATGGCCCATTACGATCTTGGTAACAGTTTTTATCGCCTGTGGCTTGATCCAAGTATGACGTATTCTGCGGGATTGTTTGAGACTGATTTGGAAAGTCTTCATGAAGCACAGATGAAAAAGTATGACCGAATTATCGACGCGCTTAACATTTCCGCGAACGATCATATTCTAGAAATTGGTTGTGGGTGGGGAGGCTTTTTTAGTCGGGCCGTCGAGCGCACAGGTTGTCGTGTCACTGCGGTTATGAATTCGCCGTCACAAGCTCAGTATAATCGCGAGCTCATTGCGAAATCAGGATTCAAAAACTATGTTGAACTGAAGCAGCAAGACTACCGGGAAATTGAAGGACGTTTTGATAAAATCGTATCCATCGAAATGGTTGAAGCGGTTGGCGAGAAGTATTGGCCTGAATTCTTTGGTAAAGTCAGCAGCTCTTTGAAAAACAAAGGTGCAGCGCTTGTTCAGTCGATCACCATTCAAGATCAATACTTTGACCAATACCGAAGCAAGACCGATTTTATTCAACGTTATGTATTTCCCGGCGGTATGCTTCTGGCGCCCAAAGTGTTTGCTGCTTACGCAAGCCGATTTGATCTTAAAGATGAAAAGCCCTTCGAGTTTGGAATTTCATACGCCGACACATTATTGAAATGGAATCAAAACTTTCAGGCGGCCGAAAAAGACGTTCGTCATCTTGGATTCGATGACAAGTTCATGCGTCTTTGGAATTTATATCTGACTTATTGTGAAGGTGCATTTCGGGCTGAGCGTATAAACGTTGGCCATTATCTTCTGCAAAAATAGAAGGGAAAGTTATGGCGTTGGGATTTTTTATAGACTTAATGGAGCGCGGGCTGATTCCAGAAAATCTTGTTCGCGCGGGCATTCGCAAGCTTTGTCGCGAACGACTGAAAAGTCTTGCCGTTGTTGATCGAGAAATTGAACAAGAGCGAAATTCTGCTTACGTGAAGGACCTTAAAAAATCCGCGATCGCGTTCGCGACAGAAAAAGCAAATCAGCAACACTATGAGCTTCCAGCTAGTTTTTATAAATTGGTTCTAGGCAAACGGAAAAAATACAGTTCAGGATATTGGCATGCTGGATGTGAAAATCTTGACGATGCCGAAGAAGCCGCATTGGAAATGACTTTTGCACGAGCTGAAGTCATCGACGGTATGAGAATCCTAGATATGGGCTGCGGTTGGGGCTCCGTTTCGCTAAAGTTAGCTGAACAATTTCCCAAATCTCAAATCGTGGGAATTTCTAATTCCCATTCGCAACGTCAGTACATTCTAGATCAAGCAGCCCAACGAGGCCTTCAGAATGTCACGATCTTGACGGGCGACATCAGCACGTTTGCGGCCCCCGAAGATTGGTTCAATGGTTTTGATCGCGTTATCAGTGTGGAAATGTTGGAACATGTACGAAATTATGAAAAATTGTTTGAACAAGTCAGTCGCTGGTTGAAGAGCGACGGAAAGTTTTTCGTTCATATCTTTACCCACAGTCGATATGCATATCCGTTTGAAACAGAGGGCGACGATAACTGGATGGGAAAATATTTTTTTACCGGCGGGCAAATGCCAAGTCATCACTTGTTGTCCTATTTCCAAAAAGATCTGTTCTTAGAGCAACAGTGGAGCTGGCGCGGTACGCACTATCAGAAAACATCAGAGGCGTGGCTTCAGAACATGGATAACAACCGTGAGATTATTTTGGCAATTTTCCGCGAAGTCTATGGAGCCGAGGAAGCCGAAAGATGGTTTGAGCGTTGGAGAGTGTTCTTTATGTCCTGTGCCGAGCTATTTGGTTTCAATGAAGGCCGCGAGTGGGGAGTTTCTCATTACCTATTTAAGAACAGACAACGCTAAGAGGAGTTATGGATCAGTTTTGGATGCAAGTTCTTGGCGCGTTTGTAGTGATGGTGTTGTTAATGACACTGACATGGCGATTTGCCAAGCGGTGGAACAACTATAGTATCGTGGATGTTATCTGGCCACTTTCGTTTTCTGTGGTGGGCGGTCTTTATTATTTGACGAGTGAAGGATGGTGGTTAAGAAAAGCGCTCGTTTTAGCTGTCGTAATGCTCTGGAGTCTTCGTCTTTCATTCTTTCTTGGCAGAAGAGTATACTCTCACCATCCGGCTGAGGATTCCCGTTATAAGACTTTACGTCAGGATTACGGGACAAATCTTGTATGGCGCTTTTTTCTTTTCTTTCAATACCAGGGCATCAGTGTCGTTCTTTTAAGTATTGTATTCTTGATGCCGCTAAGAAACAGTGCTGAAAATCTAAATGGGTTAGAGATTGCGGGGCTGTTGTTGAGCCTGCTTTCTTTATTCGGAGAAAGCATAGCAGATGCGCAGGCTCAAAAGTTCAAAACAAATCCAGCGAATCATTCTAAGGTTTGTGATGTGGGACTGTGGAAGTACTCCCGTCATCCAAACTATTTTTTTGAAAGTATGATTTGGTGGGGATTTTATGTGACGGCTCTAGGCACGCCCGGTGGGGCATATACTGTCTATGCACCGTTGATCATTTTATTTATTTTGGTAAAGGTCACAGGCATTCCTCCGTCAGAAACTCAAGCCTTACAAAAAAGAGGAGACGCTTACCGTGAATATCAATCACGAACCTCTGCTTTCGTTCCGTGGTTTCCCAAGAAGGGGAAATAAACATGTGGTGGCGAAAAATTTTTGATAGAGCAAAGAGTTTTATAATCGAGCAGCTGAAACAAGGTGCGACGGCGGAAGGATTAGCTCTGACCTGTTCTGTCGGATTTGCCTTAGCGCTTTTTCCGGCTCTTGGGACGACGACGGCTCTTTGTCTTGTCGTGGGAACGGTGATGAAGTTAAATCAGCCAACCCTTCAAGCGGTGAATTATTTATTGGCACCGGTTCAACTTCTTTTGATTCCCGTATTTTTAAAATTAGGTGCGTGGATTTTTTCGGTGCCAGCCGTTTCAATTAATCCAAAGACGGTGATCGCTGAATTTTTTGAGGCCCCAGGATTATTCTTTGTAAATTATGGTCTTGCCGGATTAATGGCGATGATTGCCTGGCTGGTGGTCATGCCGGCTTTGTCGTTTCTTGTTTATCGAATCTTGAAAGTGTTATTCAAAAATCTTTGTAAGGTGAAAGAGTGATGAAATTTATCATTTTTCTGATTTCTTTTTTTCCGTTGCTTGTATGGGGTGAATCACAAACCCGAATCTCAAAGATTTATGCAATTGGAAAGCTGCAAGAAGAACCTTTGTTTGTGCAAACAACCGAAGTTCAAACTCGGGGCTCTGGCAATTTCACGTCGAATGCAAAGATAGAAGATGCGACGGGGAAAATATTGATGACCGAAAAAGTTGCCGTGGAAGGTGACTCTTTGGTCTCTCAATATGTTGAGCAGCTTCAGGCAAACGAAGCGTGGGAGTTAGCGGTTCAAAAAAATAATGCCGTCTTTAAAACGTTTAAGCTTTCGAAAAATGGACGTGAAGAGGTCAGTCAAAAAACGCAAAAAGTGGGCTCTTTTATCAATGGCCCGCTGATCGAATCTTTCATTCAGAAAAACTGGCTTCAATTAATGGAGGGCAAAAATGTAAGCACGGCCTTCAGTGTTTTAGAACTCGAACGCACTGTGGATTTCAGGTTTGAGAAAATTAAAGACAGCGAACGAGCAGGCAAGCGGGTCGCGGTTATAAAAATGAAACCAGCGAACTTTTTTATCTCGATGCTGGTGGATCCGATTATACTTGAGTTTGATCTTGAAGCGAAAAAGCTGGTTTATTTTAAAGGTCGCACACCTTTGAAAATGGAAAGCTCGGGACAATTAAAACCACTGGATGCCGAGATTCTTTATTATTGATGACTTTCGTAAGTCTCGCAGAGCCATTTTACTTTATCTTGTTGGTATTTTGGGTTCACAAATAAAACCCTGACAATGCTCCGATTGGAAGACCGCTATATTGCGCCTTCAAACCAACCTGGAGTTTTAAATGAAAACGTTATCTGTTGTAGCTTTAGCGAGTCTTTTTTCATCACTAACTTTCGCGGCTGATTGCCTGACTCAAGATGGAGTTGTGATCGAAAACGGAACGAGTGCAGTTCTTTATCATTCTGCAAATCCGTCAAAAGAATTCGGTCCTCACTACAAATGTTCTTACTCAACTTCTCAACGAATCAGAACTTGCAACAACGGCGTGTTGTCAGTAGTTCCCCGCGAGTGTTCGCAATACGATTCAGGTGGTTGTGTCGATGCTTGGGAAGATCTTCTTGCGGATTCGGAATTTGTGTTCGCTCGTTGTAACGACTAAGTGGAAATGAAAAAAGCCTACCCTGTGGTAGGCTTTTTTATCTTCAAATTCCGCAGCTGATGTGATGTACGGAACTATTTGTTCTGTTTGAAAATCTCATCGATGTTGGCGTGAAGTTTCGACGTTAGGCTTTCCATCAAGGACTTTGTGAAGTCTTCAAGTGTGTCGGCGGATTCGAAGTTTTCTTCTAGGAGTTCAGCTTCGGCTGTGAGTTGTTCTTCTGGTGCCGGTGGTAGATTTTTTGGATCTTGAGAGTGGGACATAATAATTCCTCGCAGTTTATTTATTGGTGATGCGGAGTTTGGATGGGGCTCGGCACATCGTGTGCCTCGGTCCTTCGGACTGCCTTCGGCACCCTCACGTTAGCTTCCTGCTAAGGTGAGCGAAC containing:
- a CDS encoding DUF1365 domain-containing protein, with translation MSSLQILKGHVYHSRNHEVRHSFRYPTFALLFSLKSEDEFLRILKRKTAGLLSLKPRDYLHGHRDSLQNSISRFLKEQCHYDAEEVVLQTYPRMLGFAFNPVSFWFCSRAGKLEAVLCEVNNTFGERHFYWIHPPEGIQKSQFYRSDKVFHVSPFFPVDGFYKFRFHYDELHRRVDIHYFDSNEQLRFTSWIEGRVSDFETESVARLFLSYGWMTLLVVIRIHWQALRLWLKRVTFYRKPAPPREEVT
- a CDS encoding cyclopropane-fatty-acyl-phospholipid synthase family protein is translated as MSSLTLKTKILIKLLQKSKGATLHVTFPDGSVDSFGSGSAQIAIQAKSWKVFDELVDKGDLGMAEAVIRGDLLVDDISALVQWACANEDSMNRLLHGAWYGTFLARLRHLMKPNTKDGAKKNIMAHYDLGNSFYRLWLDPSMTYSAGLFETDLESLHEAQMKKYDRIIDALNISANDHILEIGCGWGGFFSRAVERTGCRVTAVMNSPSQAQYNRELIAKSGFKNYVELKQQDYREIEGRFDKIVSIEMVEAVGEKYWPEFFGKVSSSLKNKGAALVQSITIQDQYFDQYRSKTDFIQRYVFPGGMLLAPKVFAAYASRFDLKDEKPFEFGISYADTLLKWNQNFQAAEKDVRHLGFDDKFMRLWNLYLTYCEGAFRAERINVGHYLLQK
- a CDS encoding cyclopropane-fatty-acyl-phospholipid synthase family protein; protein product: MALGFFIDLMERGLIPENLVRAGIRKLCRERLKSLAVVDREIEQERNSAYVKDLKKSAIAFATEKANQQHYELPASFYKLVLGKRKKYSSGYWHAGCENLDDAEEAALEMTFARAEVIDGMRILDMGCGWGSVSLKLAEQFPKSQIVGISNSHSQRQYILDQAAQRGLQNVTILTGDISTFAAPEDWFNGFDRVISVEMLEHVRNYEKLFEQVSRWLKSDGKFFVHIFTHSRYAYPFETEGDDNWMGKYFFTGGQMPSHHLLSYFQKDLFLEQQWSWRGTHYQKTSEAWLQNMDNNREIILAIFREVYGAEEAERWFERWRVFFMSCAELFGFNEGREWGVSHYLFKNRQR
- a CDS encoding DUF1295 domain-containing protein — its product is MDQFWMQVLGAFVVMVLLMTLTWRFAKRWNNYSIVDVIWPLSFSVVGGLYYLTSEGWWLRKALVLAVVMLWSLRLSFFLGRRVYSHHPAEDSRYKTLRQDYGTNLVWRFFLFFQYQGISVVLLSIVFLMPLRNSAENLNGLEIAGLLLSLLSLFGESIADAQAQKFKTNPANHSKVCDVGLWKYSRHPNYFFESMIWWGFYVTALGTPGGAYTVYAPLIILFILVKVTGIPPSETQALQKRGDAYREYQSRTSAFVPWFPKKGK
- a CDS encoding DUF2062 domain-containing protein, which translates into the protein MWWRKIFDRAKSFIIEQLKQGATAEGLALTCSVGFALALFPALGTTTALCLVVGTVMKLNQPTLQAVNYLLAPVQLLLIPVFLKLGAWIFSVPAVSINPKTVIAEFFEAPGLFFVNYGLAGLMAMIAWLVVMPALSFLVYRILKVLFKNLCKVKE